The nucleotide window TGCTACCGTCCTGCCTTCGATGGGTTTGTATTTCCTTAATGGTCCAGCAAACAGGAAGGGGACTTTCGTAGAAATGGCAGCCGCCGCTCTTTCTCCCATCCTGAATTCATCCCGATCCCCCAGTAACAAAGATGGTCGGAAGATTGCTGTTGTATCAAAAGGGATTTTTTTGATTTCTACTTCAAGCTGCCCTTTCATTTTCGAATAGAAAATCGAGGATTCAGGATTGGCATTCATCGAGCTGACAAGTAAAAATTTATGTGCTCCGTGCGAACTGGCCAATCTGGCAATCTCCACCGGATAATCGACATCTATTTTCCACATTGCTTCCTTTGTCTTCGCCTTCTTAATCGTCGTGCCAAGGCAGCAAAACACATCATCTACAGCGAATATTTCATGGTACTCATCCATTCTGTCAAAATCAACGACCTTCTCCACCAACTTAGAATGTTTGACTTCAAGAGGTCTTCTGACTATCGCCACTACCTGTTCATAATCCTCGCCATTTAATAGTAGCTTCAACAGTTCATTTCCAATTAAACCAGTAGAACCTGCAATCAAAGCTTTTTTTCCCACAATTCAAAGACCTCCCTGTACTATACCTGTTTTCATTATTCCATAATTCGCAGCTAATAGAAAAACGCAAAGAAAAATTATTTTCATGTTCAATGAAATATAGTTTTACAAACACCTAAAAACTGTATTATATGCGTACAATTTATATATAACTTCAGTCAAGGATAACCCTACGATGCTTGATGTTAAATTGTTGTTAAACATGCTTTTTTCTGGCTAGGAAAAAAACAATTGAACATCAGGATGAAATGAATGAAATCAAGGGTGAGCGATCATTGCCTTGCAACGGTAAAATAATTAATGCCTGACCTTAGAGCAAGGTCAGGCATCACGATTATATTTTCTTTTGCAATTGCGTCCTTCTCGCAGCAATAATCAAATCTTCTACTGGCGACACACGCCCAAGTTCATCCTTATGGACGATATGTTTCCGTTCAAACTGTGTCGGGCTGTCCAAGCCAGCAGCAGCTGCCAGATTGTACAAGCCTTCACGCAATGAAATGATATAGTTAGCGACCCTGTACATTTTTTCATCTACGACAAGCCCATCCTGAAGCTTCTTGTCTGTGGTCGCCACGCCTGCCGGGCAAGTATTTGAGTGGCATACCTGGGCTATGATGCAGCCGACGCTGATCATCATGCCGCGGGCGATATTCACAAGATCCGCTCCCATAGCCAGGGCGATGGCGATTTTATCAGGAGTGATCAGCTTTCCCGATGCAATCAGCTTCACTCTGTCTCGGATTCCGTACTGGCGAAGCATTTCATCCACTACCGGAAGCGCTGAATTAATTGGAAGACCAACCGTGTCCGCAAGCTCCTGGTAGGTTGCACCCGTTCCACCTTCGCCTCCATCAACTGTTATGAAATCGGGTCCTTTCCCGCTATCTTTCATGTATGAAATCATGTTTTCAAGGGCATCCATATCACCGACGACTATTTTGATTCCAACCGGCTTCCCACCAACTGAACGCAGCTCCTCAACCCAATCATACAACGAAGGAACATCGCTGAACTCATAGAATCGGTTCGGACTGTTGATCGTCTTGCCCACTTCAACCAGCCGTATTTTAGCGATTTCATCGGTTACCTTTTCTCCTTCTACGTGGCCTCCGCGGGTTTTTGCTCCCTGGGCAAGCTTGATTTCAAAAGCTTTTACCTGGGGCATCTCACTTTTCTTCTTGAACTCTTCCCAGGAGAATTCTCCGTTTGGTTTACGGACACCAAACATGTCCGGGGCCGATTTGCATCATGATATCAGGATTTCCAGCAAGATGGTGATCAGACAGCCCGCCTTCACCTGAATTCATCCACGTTCCACCTGCCAGTCCCAGACCTTTGGACATCGCCTGGATGGCTTTCTCGCCAAGGGCGCCATAGCTCATCGCAGACTGGCCTACCTGGCCCTTTACACGAAAGGGATAGCGGCAGGTTTGCTCGCCCAGCACTACTGCATCATCATCCTGCAAATAATACGGGTCTGCCAGTTTCTCCTCACTATGTTCCTTTCTTGTAAAAAGGCCCTCCCCATCAATCTTATAAACTTTTGTTTTGATTTTATCTGCATTATCGACTTTCATCTCAGTAGTCAATCTAGGGAACAGCGTATTTCTGATGTAAAAACCTTCTGCTACAAAGTCCTTTAATGAACCAAATCCTATCAATCTTTCCTTATATTTACCCGCCTTTACGACATCCTGGTATTCTTTGCGTGAAAAAGGCTTCCCTTCATTGTCAGCGTTAAACAAATATTGCCTTAGCTCCGGACCGATATGCTCTGTAAAATAACGAACCTTTCCAAGCACAGGAAAATTCCTTAAAATTGAATGTTGCTGCTGATTGTCGTCTTTTATATATAAATAGATAAATAGAATGACCGGCACCATGATAATCAAAGCTATAAAAATAAACAAGCCGATCACTAGATAATCCGTCAATCCCATTAGGATCCCCCTTCCTATAATGAAGATAAAGCTTTTGTTATGACTGTATCTCCTTCTGCGACCTCGAAGGTCTTGTTAATAGCAGCTTCGGTTTCAAGCGACATAACCAGTACTTCCGCGATATCCTCGTGTGAAATTTCAAGCTCCTTCGAGTCCAGTGTTTCACCCGCAGATATTTTCCCAATACCAGGTTTATCTGTAAAAGCTCCCGGCTGCACAATGGTATACATCAAATTTGATTGCCTCAGCAATTCATCCGGCATCTCTTTTGCGCCAATTTCCATGCTGTCATCGCCTGCTTCTTCGTTGGCCGTGATGGCGCTCATCATCACAAAACGCTTGACGCCCTGCTTCTCTGCTTCCTTCACAGTCTCAATCACTGATTGATGGTCCACCATTACAGTTCTGCCAGTTTTCGCCTTTGGATTGATGCCAGTTAGATATATAGCAGCATCATACCCTTGGAATAAAGCCGGCAGGATGCTTTCTTCATATAGAACAACTTCGGTAGCTCCTCGCTTTTTCATCAGGTCGATTTGATTCTCATCGCTGACGACTGCGCACGATGTATATCCATTTTCCATCAGCTTGCTGACAACAAACTCCCCGACGCTGCTATGTGCACCAATCACGATTACTTTCATTTTGGTCCCCTCCTTTGTAAAAAAGAGAAACAGATTATATCCGTTTCTCTTTTTACTCACTTAGAAATTACATCATCCGGTTCCAGTGGCGATGTTCGGCAATGGTCTCAATGAACTTCTGGCTATGAGCCGCCACTTCTTTGCCGCTCTCAAATATAACGACACCTGGCACACCCTCTGGTTGTATGCCCGCTGCAGCCAATAATTCTGCAGCTTCTTTTCCTGCACCAACTGCTTTTAGATGACTGAAAGCCTCATCAACAAAGTAGACCGCTTCCTTTTTCTGCTTCAGGCTGTCAACGCTTTGCTGGCCGCCGGCAACATACAGCGCATCAAAGAGGACAGAGCTGCCAGTCAGCAGGGTATGCTGGACTTCAAGTTCCGTGCCATCATCGCCTTTGATCATCCCTAGCTGCTTGCTGACTATTTCTGCCGTGATGCCGCTCTTTTTCAGCAGATCCATCAAACCGGAAACTTCTGCCCCGTTAAAACCATTGTCAGCAAGGATTGCAACCTTCCTTGTATTAGGCAGTTTTGCTGTATTCATCTGGCTCAATGCCGGCGAAGTCATGGTCACTTCTGCTGGCTTGCTTGTCGGCTTATTGACTCCTAAGCTTGCAGCGACTTCCTCAGCAAGGAAAGTATCAATATTTCCGAGCATCTCGACGACCTGCTGCTGCACATCCTTGCTCTTCACTTTTCCAAGCTCAAAACTGAAAGCCTCAATCATATGCTGCTTTTCCACATCAGACATACTATTCCAGAATAGAGTCGCCTGGGAATAGTGATCCTTGAAGCTGTCACTGCGTGCCTGGACTTTTCTTCCCTCTACTTTTTCCTGGTGATGTTCATATCCTCCTTCGCTTACAGGTGAAGGCTTAGGATCATTGCTTTGCAGTGAATTTTTGTGATAAGCGACCTGCCCGCGGTCAACCGTCATCCGGTGCATACCATCACGCTGGTTGTTATGGAATGGGCAAACCGGCCTGTTGATCGGGATCTCGTGGAAGTTCGGGCCTCCGAGACGGGATAGCTGCGTGTCAGTATAAGAGAACAAACGCCCTTGAAGAAGCGGGTCGTTTGAAAAATCAATCCCTGGAACGACATGTCCCGGGTGGAAGGCCACCTGCTCTGTTTCCGCAAAGTAATTGGTCACATTTTGATCAAGCGTCATTTTTCCGATGATCTTGACTGGCACCGACTCCTCCGGCCAGACTTTTGTAGGGTCCAATACATCGAAATCGAATTTAAACTCATCTTCTTCGTCAATCATCTGGACGCCCAGCTCGTACTCCGGATAATTCCCCATCTCAATCGCGTCGAACAGATCCCGGCGGTGGAAATCCGGATCCTTCCCGGCAAGTTTCTGGGCTTCGTCCCAGACTAATGAATGGACACCCAGTACCGGTTTCCAGTGGAATTTAATGAAGCGTGACTTGCCCTGTTCATTCACGAACCTGAAGGTGTGCACGCCAAAGCCCTCCATCATCCTGAAACTGCGTGGGATTGCACGATCTGAAATATGCCACATGATCATATGAGCTGATTCCGTATTATTCGCAATAAAATCCCAGAACGTGTCATGCGCCGATTGAGCCTGGGGGATTTCATTATGCGGCTCTGGCTTTACCGCATGAATCAAGTCAGGGAATTTGATTGCATCCTGGATGAAGAAAACAGGGATATTGTTACCAACAAGATCATAATTACCTTCTTCTGTATAAAATTTAGTCGAAAAACCTCGGACATCACGAACCGTGTCGCCAGATCCGCGTGAACCGGCCACCGTTGAAAATCGCACAAACACGGGAGTCTTTTTGGCAGGATCCTGCAGGAATCCTGCTTTCGTATATTCAGCCATTGGCTCATAGACCTGGAAATGACCATGGGCGGCAAATCCCCTCGCATGCACGACACGCTCCGGAATGCGCTCATGATCAAAATGGGTCATCTTCTCACGGAAATGGAAATCCTCCATCAATGTTGGACCACGGGCTCCTGCTTTCAAGGAATGTTCATCTTCAGATACACGCAGCCCCTGGTTAGTCGTCATTGCTTCACCATTATGTCCAGACCTGAATTGCTCAAGCTGCTGATCCTTTGAATTTTCGTTCGTAGATTGATTGGTCTCGTCCTTCTTCACTGATTCATTCCTCCCACTCTTGATATGGGAGCATGCAGACAAATATGTAATCGCTCTCAAGTTGCTTTTTTTTATTCACCATGATTGACCATGCTCCTATATGGACGTATACCACAAGAGAAAGCCCGCTAAACGATTAGTCAGCGGGCTTTCTTTTTACAAGTTTTCATTCAAGTATTCTTTCGCATCCTCAGGAGAAGCGAATGGTTTAACTAAGGTAATTTCATTCCCGTCGTTGGCAACTGCAAGGAACCCATCGGCTACCTGGATAATATCTGCAGAAACATTCTTTTGCCCTTCAGTCTTTACAGTATCATCGATTGTGGCCTGTCCTTTATCAACCCAAGACTGGACTTCAACCGCGTAAGCGTCATAATCCATTCCTTCGTAAAACCTTTCTTGCAGATAATCCGTTGTCACCGGATCATCCTCAGTTTTCACTTCCGTTTCCGGCGGACCTTCCTGGCCAACTTCACCGTCATCAGCACTGCACCCAGCAAGGATTCCTGCTGCCGTTAAAGATATCAGTAGTTTCTTCATAAGATCCTCCTTGTTGTTTGATTCTCTTATTAGTTCTATACCCTATTTAACATACGAAAAAAGTTTCTAGGTCAGTATGGATGGAATTGGCAATATTGCTGCAGCCAGATAACTCTTTTTGGTATTAAATCTTCTAACTGGTATTATAATCGCTACAACTGGTATTAAATCTTCTCCAGCTGGTATTATATTCGCTGCACCTGGTATTCACTTTCTATCAACTGGTAATAAATTCTCTGCAACCGGTAATAAAACTCCACAAACCGTTGATAAATTCATCTCAACCGTTGATAAAATCGCTGTAACCGGTTTTTTATTTTCCAAAAGGAGAAAAATTCTCCTCCCTGGCCTTTGAAGATATCTATTTTTTGGTTTTTTTCGTAAAATCCTTTTATTTTGCAATCAAGTTTGAGAATCTATTGTTTTTCCTTTCTAGAGATCCTCTCTTTCTCTACTGTGTAAGTAAGCGTAAGCGCCTTGGTCAGCCCCGACATGCGCTGGAGGCCCTGACAGTGAAGTTGTTCTTTGACTTCATTGGCAGGACCGAAGCGACTCGAGGGGCTAGGCGCTGGAGCTGGACACTAATCTAAGTACATAAATTTTATGCTTTCTGGTTCAGCAAAAAAGCAGGATTCCCAACTAGGGAATCCTGCTTTTTGATATATCTATTCACTCTGGCGCAGTAAATGAACGCTGTGCCAGTTCGTTTTCGAGCATGAAGAATGCGTTGCTGTCCTTATCGATGCGTCGCAGCTTTTGAATTAGGCTGTCAAAAAGGGCTTCTTCTTCTACCTGTTCTTCAATGAACCATTTCAGGAATGTCATCGTTGCGTGCTCTCGCTCATCCAGTGCAATATCTGCAAGATGATAAATGCGGCGTGTTACTTCCTTCTCGTGGCCAAGTCCTTTTTCAAAAACATCAAGAACAGACTCGAAATCGTTTGATGGAGCGTGGAACCCATCGAATGTCACGCGCTCACCCATATCATTAATGAAATTGTAAAATTTCATCGCATGGAAGCGTTCTTCTTCAGCTTGTACCAAAAAGAAGTTTGCAAAGCCATCGAGATTCTCCGCTGAGCAATACGCAGCCATTGCCATGTATGCGTGCGCAGAATAAAACTCATAATTCATTTGTTGAACCAAACCATCAACCAACTTATCGCTGATCATTGTATTCCTCCTCAATCCATGCAGCTATTGTCTTTTTACGCTAACATATTTATTTTACCTTCACAATTGAATTTTACCCTTTTGTATGGATAAAAACCATGTTTATCCAAGTCAAAAATAAAAAAGGACAGTCCGTAAGCCACATCCAAGCTTCCGGAGCTGACCTAAATTTATTTGAATAAATCCATTAAAAGATCCCAAAAGCCTTTCTTTTTCTCTGGCTTCGCCTTCTTCGTCTCTTGCTCTTCTTTTTCAATGGCTTCTGTTTTGATGACGAATTGTACTGAAGTGACGTTCTCGTTCTTCGGGGAAACGAAAGAAACTGGCTCGAAGTCCGATTTGTCATACTCCTTGATCATATCAGTGATTTCCTGCTGCATTTGCTCAGGCAAGTTTTTCGTTTCCTGGTGCAATTCATTTGTTCCGTCTTTGAGTTCACCGACTCCTCTGTTCAATTCAGCTGTGCCATCTGCCAGACCGGCAATTCCAAAATGCAGCTGATTATAGGAAGCTGCAAGCTTGCTTACTCCTCCTGTAAATCCATCAAGACCGGAGTGGAATTCCCCGTATTGTGAGGACAATTCCGCGAGCCCTTTCTGCAACTGTTCCAGGCCGCTCATATCCATGTCCTTAAGGGATGCAGACAGTTCATCCGCAATTGTTGTCAGTCCTGCACTCATTTCAGTTACAGAGCCGCTGACCTGCTTCAGTGTTGGGTCAACAGCTGCAAAGGCTTCCTGTACCTGTGAATAAGTACCTTTGACTTTTTGGGCAGCTGTATAGGACTCCACCAGTTTATTAATAACATTCGCATCTGCGCCGCTGCTGTATAATGCTTCTATCTCTTCTTCTGAAACTTCATGGGCCGGAATTTCTTTGATCGCTCCATCAAGTGCACCGTAGGCATTTGCGTAATTTTCGCGCAAAGTTGTCAGCCCATCGGCTGCCTGCTTCATCCCGCTGGCTAATTGATTCAGTACAGCCGGCAGCTCACTCATGCTTGTCACGTCCATTTGAGTTGAATCCCCTGAAAGTGACGTGCTGATTTGCTTCAATGCATCACCAATGGAACTGGATGCACTGACGATTTGTGAGGAGGAACCATTCAGCTCACCAATGCCGTTTTTATATTTTGCCGAACCGTCACGCAGGCTAGCTGCACCATTGTTCAATTGTGAAACACCACTGTTCAGGTCGGCAACTCCATTATTCAATTTACTGATTGCGTCTGATAATGCCGACATATCATCGGTCATGCTCTCCATTTCCGAAGTATCGATCGGCAGAGTTGAAGGAACGGCTGCAATATCGACACCTGTGAATTCAAAATCCTCCACGTCGGCTTCGACACTGAACTCTTCCTCCTGGCCCGGCATGACAGTAAAGGTAATTTGCTTGTTCTTTCCGGCATTTGCAACCATTCCAGCATCAGCTTCTATATTTTGATAGCTATTAGCTAATTGCAGCGAAACTTGCAATAAGTAATTCTCAAAATACACGCTGTCTGCTCCTTCATTGGCTGTAGTACTGATCTTCATTTCCAAATGGCCTTCTTTTCCTGCAAGCTCAGATGCTTCAACTTCACGTCCATCAAGAAAATAGGAAATCTTAATCTCCCATGGCAGCTCTGTATTGTCTTCCATGTTTCCCTGATAATAGAACTTTCCTTCTGGGGCATCGATCCGGACAGCCTGCCCGTTTTGATCAAGTTCAGACAGGTTAGTCAGGTTTTTGACGCTGCTGTACATCCCATAATCGAGAATTTCTCCAGCCTTCGTTACTTCCAATGTATTGACCACATAAATATCATCAAGATGTCCATTGGATTTTAATGTGGCATAAACAACTTCGTCTTTGGAGGTGATCTTCCCTCCAGTTTCTGCCGCTGCTCCATGACTAAGAAATGTAGGCAGGATGATCATTGA belongs to Mesobacillus subterraneus and includes:
- a CDS encoding catalase, translated to MKKDETNQSTNENSKDQQLEQFRSGHNGEAMTTNQGLRVSEDEHSLKAGARGPTLMEDFHFREKMTHFDHERIPERVVHARGFAAHGHFQVYEPMAEYTKAGFLQDPAKKTPVFVRFSTVAGSRGSGDTVRDVRGFSTKFYTEEGNYDLVGNNIPVFFIQDAIKFPDLIHAVKPEPHNEIPQAQSAHDTFWDFIANNTESAHMIMWHISDRAIPRSFRMMEGFGVHTFRFVNEQGKSRFIKFHWKPVLGVHSLVWDEAQKLAGKDPDFHRRDLFDAIEMGNYPEYELGVQMIDEEDEFKFDFDVLDPTKVWPEESVPVKIIGKMTLDQNVTNYFAETEQVAFHPGHVVPGIDFSNDPLLQGRLFSYTDTQLSRLGGPNFHEIPINRPVCPFHNNQRDGMHRMTVDRGQVAYHKNSLQSNDPKPSPVSEGGYEHHQEKVEGRKVQARSDSFKDHYSQATLFWNSMSDVEKQHMIEAFSFELGKVKSKDVQQQVVEMLGNIDTFLAEEVAASLGVNKPTSKPAEVTMTSPALSQMNTAKLPNTRKVAILADNGFNGAEVSGLMDLLKKSGITAEIVSKQLGMIKGDDGTELEVQHTLLTGSSVLFDALYVAGGQQSVDSLKQKKEAVYFVDEAFSHLKAVGAGKEAAELLAAAGIQPEGVPGVVIFESGKEVAAHSQKFIETIAEHRHWNRMM
- a CDS encoding NAD(P)H-binding protein encodes the protein MKVIVIGAHSSVGEFVVSKLMENGYTSCAVVSDENQIDLMKKRGATEVVLYEESILPALFQGYDAAIYLTGINPKAKTGRTVMVDHQSVIETVKEAEKQGVKRFVMMSAITANEEAGDDSMEIGAKEMPDELLRQSNLMYTIVQPGAFTDKPGIGKISAGETLDSKELEISHEDIAEVLVMSLETEAAINKTFEVAEGDTVITKALSSL
- a CDS encoding YhgE/Pip domain-containing protein; the protein is MMMRTNKLLPAALASMIILPTFLSHGAAAETGGKITSKDEVVYATLKSNGHLDDIYVVNTLEVTKAGEILDYGMYSSVKNLTNLSELDQNGQAVRIDAPEGKFYYQGNMEDNTELPWEIKISYFLDGREVEASELAGKEGHLEMKISTTANEGADSVYFENYLLQVSLQLANSYQNIEADAGMVANAGKNKQITFTVMPGQEEEFSVEADVEDFEFTGVDIAAVPSTLPIDTSEMESMTDDMSALSDAISKLNNGVADLNSGVSQLNNGAASLRDGSAKYKNGIGELNGSSSQIVSASSSIGDALKQISTSLSGDSTQMDVTSMSELPAVLNQLASGMKQAADGLTTLRENYANAYGALDGAIKEIPAHEVSEEEIEALYSSGADANVINKLVESYTAAQKVKGTYSQVQEAFAAVDPTLKQVSGSVTEMSAGLTTIADELSASLKDMDMSGLEQLQKGLAELSSQYGEFHSGLDGFTGGVSKLAASYNQLHFGIAGLADGTAELNRGVGELKDGTNELHQETKNLPEQMQQEITDMIKEYDKSDFEPVSFVSPKNENVTSVQFVIKTEAIEKEEQETKKAKPEKKKGFWDLLMDLFK
- a CDS encoding oxidoreductase; this encodes MGKKALIAGSTGLIGNELLKLLLNGEDYEQVVAIVRRPLEVKHSKLVEKVVDFDRMDEYHEIFAVDDVFCCLGTTIKKAKTKEAMWKIDVDYPVEIARLASSHGAHKFLLVSSMNANPESSIFYSKMKGQLEVEIKKIPFDTTAIFRPSLLLGDRDEFRMGERAAAAISTKVPFLFAGPLRKYKPIEGRTVASAMYQVAQKDAKGLTVYPSVEIHDISQ
- a CDS encoding ferritin; this translates as MISDKLVDGLVQQMNYEFYSAHAYMAMAAYCSAENLDGFANFFLVQAEEERFHAMKFYNFINDMGERVTFDGFHAPSNDFESVLDVFEKGLGHEKEVTRRIYHLADIALDEREHATMTFLKWFIEEQVEEEALFDSLIQKLRRIDKDSNAFFMLENELAQRSFTAPE